The Cervus elaphus chromosome 12, mCerEla1.1, whole genome shotgun sequence genome includes a region encoding these proteins:
- the RNASE12 gene encoding probable inactive ribonuclease-like protein 12: protein MLHDGSRHRSPPLFSGKDRDSTSWQPSTLPSYRRLPFCSFHLDLPTLSWLPTSYCLGTVRHKGLSEFHDHKDMLSMRATAKTKGIKPKHVKDLIPLMILMVIIFLLLLFWENELDEDAVAASLEQLHVDYPQSDILIRYCNHMIIQRVIKEPNNTCKKEHFFIHERPRNINSVCNSPRRVPCQNHDPGLCFLSEIEFKMTVCKLIEGTRYPACNYRVFTTEGFIVVTCDDMGPSKIQRYPE, encoded by the exons ATGCTACATGATGGGAGCAGGCACAGAAGCCCACCCTTATTCTCAGGAAAGGACAGAGACTCTACATCTTG GCAGCCAAGCACACTCCCCTCCTACAGGCGCCTCCCTTTCTGCTCCTTCCACTTGGACCTGCCCACACTCAGCTGGCTCCCTACCAGTTATTGTCTGGGAACAGTGAGACACAAAGGACTTTCTGAGTTCCATGATCACAAGGATATGTTGTCTATGAGAGCTACAGCAAAAACCAAAG GAATTAAGCCAAAACATGTGAAGGATCTCATACCTCTGATGATACTAATGGTGATAATCTTCTTGCTGCTTCTCTTCTGGGAAAATGAGCTGGATGAGGATGCAGTGGCAGCAAGTTTAGAGCAGTTGCATGTGGATTACCCTCAGAGTGACATTCTGATAAGGTACTGCAACCACATGATCATACAAAGAGTCATCAAGGAACCCAACAACACCTGCAAAAAAGAGCATTTCTTCATCCATGAGAGGCCTCGAAATATCAACAGTGTTTGCAATTCTCCCAGGAGGGTGCCTTGCCAAAACCACGACCCCGGTCTCTGCTTCCTGAGTGAAATCGAGTTCAAAATGACAGTCTGTAAGCTCATTGAAGGCACCAGATATCCTGCCTGCAACTACCGCGTTTTCACCACAGAGGGGTTTATTGTTGTCACTTGTGATGACATGGGGCCGTCTAAAATCCAGAGATACCCTGAATAA
- the RNASE11 gene encoding probable ribonuclease 11: MEIFFLLLLGLGVIFAGVSESVMEIIKEEFLEKEVQYDMAKSDQEKQTIEVLINLTVLYRNTSLSMSKDVSSSLLTFRRLHYSLPPKRNPDNNKHYCNDMTVWRKVSEANGSFKLSNNFIHGSVEVVDGVPKAPSCKCGQTSCISCSETPELRTTTCQFIVGKQSPSCQHHGVTSLKKILVVLTSHSLMSWLVSISNL, encoded by the coding sequence ATGGAGATCTTCTTTCTGCTGCTACTTGGCCTGGGGGTGATTTTTGCAGGAGTTTCAGAAAGTGTAATGGAGATCATTAAAGAAGAATTTTTAGAGAAAGAGGTGCAATATGACATGGCAAAAAGTGACCAGGAAAAACAGACCATTGAGGTATTAATAAATTTGACTGTGCTATATAGAAACACCAGCCTCAGCATGTCCAAAGATGTGTCTTCCTCATTATTGACCTTCAGAAGATTACATTATAGCTTGCCCCCCAAACGCAACCCAGATAATAACAAACATTATTGCAATGACATGACAGTCTGGAGAAAAGTTTCAGAAGCTAATGGGTCATTCAAGTTGAGCAATAACTTCATCCATGGCTCCGTGGAAGTGGTCGACGGGGTCCCCAAAGCCCCCAGCTGCAAGTGTGGACAGACTTCATGCATAAGCTGCTCTGAGACTCCAGAACTAAGGACCACTACATGCCAGTTCATTGTGGGCAAACAATCTCCCAGTTGCCAACACCATGGTGTTActtcattaaagaaaattttggTAGTGCTGACAAGTCATTCTCTGATGAGCTGGTTAGTTAGTATCTCTAACTTGTAA